acagaggcgcgtggtatatatatatatatatatatagtaaaagaCTGTAACTCTTAGGTGATATGGGGTCCTAAATAGACACAAAGTAACCATGAAGGAGAAGAGTTAGAGGGATAAGACCCACTCCTCAAAACCTTATTGAGACCACTATTATAACATGATACAATTGAATATGAATATACTAACATATTTGTAATGCCTCTATCCTGTGCCCCTAGTTTGGTGTGCTGCTAGTAGTTGAATCACAATAGACAAAAATTGGAGatacagcgcacagccaagagagtgggtcaaaggatgatataaaaaaatatttctgaATTGCGTCCATTAAAAAAAAGGAAGTATAACAAACCCCCTATGCATTTTGTGCGTCTCTTCCATCACATAAGGCCCTTAATAATCTTTGTGAGAGCAAAAACCCATGGACTCTCACAGTGACATTTTTAATGCTTTATATTAAACTCTGTGCTGTCTCTGATCATTATCACGCTTCACAattttggtaaaacatttttccacattagGAGCAATTGGGTTTTCATGTGTGTGAAGTCTCTGATGTTAAACAAGATCTAAAAATAttttccacattcagagcaaacaaatggtctTGGTCTCGGATGTGTGAATTACCTGATGTTTATTAAGCTTTGAGCTGGAGGAAAAAGATtgcccacattcagagcaaagaaatggtctctctcctgtgtgaattttcTGATGTGTAACAAGATGTGACTTAACGGAAAAcgatttcccacattcagagcaaacaaacaGGCCCTCTCCTGTGTGAAATCTCTGATGTGTAACAAGACTTGACCTCTgagaaaaacatttcccacaatCAGAGCAAAGaaatggcttctctcctgtgtgaattatcTGATGTCTAACAAGATCAGACTTAAgggaaaaacatttcccacattcagagcaagcaaatggcttctctcctgtgtgaattatcTGATGTCTAACAAGATCAGACTTAAgggaaaaacatttcccacattcagagcaagcaaatggcttctctcctgtgtgatatCTCAGATGTGCAGTAAGATTTGATTTCCAcaaaaaacatttcccacattcagtgcAAACAaatggtctctctcctgtgtgaatttttTGATGTCTAACAAGATTTGCATTGCTTAAAAAACAttttccacattcagagcaaacaaatggtctCACTCCTGTGTGAATTTTCTGGTGTCTAACAAGATTAGCATTGATtaaaaaacatttcccacattcagagcaaacaaatggtctCACTCCTGTGTGAATTTTCTGGTGTCTAACAAGATGTGCGTTGCTtaaaaaacatttcccacattcagagcaaacaaatggtttctctcctgtgtgaattatcTGATGTCTAACAAGATATGGCTTAAGGGAAAAAGATTTCCCACAATCAGAGCACTTATACAgcctttctgtattgtgtgttctTTGGTGAATTGTATAATCTGATTTATTATTAAAGTTTTTACCACATTCATTACACTTATACTTCATTACTGACAGGTTTTTGTGAATTTTCTGGGCATTAGTGTTTCCTTTGTCCCACTTCTTAATAGGAGTAGATGCATGTTCATGTTCTTTCAGTGTATCAATGAGGGAGACTGAGGGATTTTCTTCTTTATGTGAGCCTGATTCCTCAGCCATAATTCTCacagcttttctctgtctctTACTTGGGTTATTTTGCCTCAAGTAATTTGCTCCTTGATCACTTCTAACAACACTGTTGTTATCTTCATTTACACGATCTGGTGAGCAAAGAGGAGTGTGCCCTCCTGCAGGTGTACTTCTGCTCATGGATTTATCTGTTGGAAATAAATGCACTGAGTGAAAAGAAGTTAATTAATAGCATAAATATAATTTAACATTACTGTTTGAACATTTCAATTACCGGTAGTATAAAACATGTCCCAAATTGCAATTTGAATATACTGCAAGCTAAAGAAGTACTGTTGCAAAATTGAAAGCAAATCAGGGGTTAATTTGCTTTTTAAATAGATACATTCTACAGAACTATTGAAATAGGCTTTGATAACTAAAATGTACTAGTTTTTCCTGGAACACAGTGAGTTAAGTTAGCTGAGCTAAACAAAATGTCACAGATGTATAACTGACCCTCAGAAATGGCACCCGAGAGCCCACATCCAATTCCAGGAACTAGAGTAAATGCCAAACAGAATGGATGTCCTGGCTCCTTGTGGTGGGAATCAGACACAAATTTATACGGTGAGAGAACCCCTGGCCATGCATTTGTGTGCTGTAAATGCCACAGGAGCTAAACTTTTCAGAAACCTACTGTGATATGAAATAATATGAATAGTTTTGAATGTTTATACGGACTACACAAATGAACACATCGCTCACCATAGACAGATACAAACAAGGATACCCGGTGCATAGGGGAGGGAGAAATAAGGGTCTACAGAAAAACAGAACGGTGACCACAGGGGGTCGCCAGAGCCCCTAATAACTGCACGCATGGTAGGCCAAAATAGCGGTAATTATATGGCCACAATGCAAGCTAGAATAAGCAGGCCCTCCAAATAGGGTAAACTACTAAAAGGTCACACTTGGaacacagaaaataaaaaagttttaatgtatCAAGGTTAACAAACGACGAAACACGTAATTAATACTATACAGTGAAAATATTAAAATCCCGAGCGCAAGTGGGAGGCAGGTGTATGAAAGTGTAAACACCGTAGTTACACAAGTACAGTTGCCTACTGGACTGATCACTGAGACCCCAAGCAACCAACAGTAATTAACAGTTACAACATGTTTGTTCTGTGCGTAGGGAGACAGTATATAAACACAGCATAGGTCAAGTATGCAATGGCTTTTATTAAGGTAACCATACAACCTGGTCTTtgtgtgggtgtaggagtttgggctgggaatgtatgtgtgttaatctatttctgactggtaacagttaaatgggggtaggtggcacctccccccagagctcactcctccccacctttttaacttgggaggttctggcattttgctgaatgtacaagactcactgtagttgcttcccctcatacagaggtaaaaggaagggttcacagttttagtgttaggacctgcattgtGGTTTTACCTTGatgtttggtgtgcaggcttacgacgctttggccaaagtgtttaactaaataaccaagtaattactattattattgaagtatttaaacgttatacttattaccatatatgttttgtcaatttgatgtagcattgggcacccccgtcTTTTGCTGTTATTAAGGTAACCATACAACCTGGACTTAGTATTCGTCTACTCCCGATGTGATGGTCCAGAGCTGATCTGCCTGcctcgacgtacgtttcgcgcgtcactgCGCGTTCTCACGGGGAAGGAGTGGTAATGTGCAATGTGGGACCTAAAATACTCTCCTACCAGAGGAGGAGTGGTCACAGCGCCCAATCATATAGCAGAATGTATTGAGCAGGCGGCAGGTAAACATTGCACCACAGTCCCGCCAAtcatcactcctcccccttgagaaagcaaGCGATGACccatgaaacgtacgtcggggtcaAGTGACGTCATTCTGTTGACAGTCACGCGCATGAGTGAGGAGAGGCAGGCAGATCAGCTCCTGACCCTCACATCGGAAGTAGACAAGAAAAGAATGAGGAGCATTGAGAAAGCAGGGCAGTTGTTAGGGGgttgggcagtttcctccattctGATTGACTGCATTACCAATCAGGAGGTGGCACCAGGAGCATGTGTTCCTTCACTCTAACTCAGATTCTCTTGGACATAACACCTGAGTTGCGCAAAAGGCGGACCCCCTAAGAGAGTCTCTCCAATGTGTTTTCACTGCTCCGGTCCAATGAGACAGTTAATACTAAACCGGGTTAATATCAGAGGAAAAGTGAGAACTTCAAAGACCTGGAGATCGGTCATCCCCTCCACCCTGCATATCTTCTGTAGGGGTTAGTGTTCACTCTACCGCTGACTGTCTTGGACATAACCCCCAAGTTATGCCAAAGGTGGCGAAAGGGTGTcagccattttctgctgttagAGATGCTCTGTTATTGTTCTTGGATAAAATATTTCTGAAATATATTGAAGCATTTACATCTTCACATATgacctgctctcacagttctaccTCATCATAATCCCACTTACTTCTTGAAAAGTacttacaccttgagaaaggcagtattactgccgaaacgttggatttcttggcacattaaacctttTCACTGCTGATTaaaaccgtgtgcctgcttcttcttctccaCTGGACTATTTTGGGACGtgaggagctccccagaaccagcgcaccggcagttaATTACCCCACCATcacctgtgtgtctgagtgcgtgcacaACCATCTTTAAGCATTTCcatcctcacacattacctgctgtCACAGTTCTTCCTCATCATAATCCCACTTACTTCTCCAACGCTAAATCCTTCAATTAAAAAGCAGCCATCCAACACACACCAACCTTCTTATCCCCCTGTACCTAATGTTTACACTTACCCTACCttatagattgtgagctctttggggcagaATGCTCCTTATCTACTGTAACAATGAATGtttatgtttgttattttatttttttcatcctCCAATCCTTTGTACAGTgctacagaatatgttggtgcattataaataaattaaaataataataatgtgtctggggagacggggccaagaagaggaggaagcagcatcatcaGGAGGAAGGTGTgagcagagggaggagaggattgTGGCTGCatgttctgtgtgtatctgttctcctgtggtgtgtctctctgtcatgTATACTCACACTGACAATGGTGCCTAACGCTATTCTCAGAATTGGTGCAAAATACAATTAAATTAGTAAGGACTGGTCATACTAATATGAAACAGTGTATACAGAgggagttcatggtcaactcaatggCTGCAAGGattccaggtcctgtggctgcaaaacaagcccaaatcatcacccatccaccaccgtgcttgacagttggtatgaggtatttgtgctgatatgctgtgtttggtttttgccaaacatggcgctgtgcattatggccaaacatatCCCCTTtgatctcgtctgtccaaaggacattgttgcagaagtcttgtggtttgttcagatgcaactttgcaaacctaagctgtgctgccatgttctttttagagagaagaggctttctcctggcaacccttccaaacaaaccatacttgttcagtctttttgtaattgtactgttatgaactttaacatttaacatgctaactgaggcctgtagagtctgagatgtaactcttgggttttttgcaatttctctgagcattgcacggtctggccttggggtgaatttgctgggacgtccactcctgggaagattggcaattgtcttgaatgtttcccacttttgaataatctgtctcactgtagaatgatggactttaaattgtttggaaatggccttataaccattcccagattgatgggcagcaacaattgcttctctaagatcattgctgatgtttttcctctttggcattgtgttaacacacacctgaatgctccagaccagcaaactgctaaaacttcagcttttatagaggtggtcacacttgctgatgatcaattaatcaagggtatttgattagcagcacctgtctgctacttagcatcttaattcctattgaagcagtaagggtgtacttagtttttcacacatagcttctccattttggctttatgtttattaaataaatcatgacacagtgtaatatgtcatgtgttgttgttcatctgaggttgtatttacccaattttTAAACCTGCTAAGgagcagatgattgttatgtcctgatatgtaaaaccatggaattcaaagagggtgtactttctttttcacatgactgtatagcAATGTCCCAAAAAATACTTTAATTGGTGGTTTAAGTTTTTTCAAACCCAACCGTTGCAGATGGTTGTGCGCCTGAGGTCCATTGTCCGCAGTTCACGTGGATTGATAACgtgaaaacaaaaaacacaatcaTAGTGTAACACCTCAGTAGGTAATAGGTAATTAGACTGGTCTGTCTCAGTGAACATTTATGAATTAAATCATTTTGAAACAGGTGGTGTTCAATAGGTTAAGTGGAATTACTGGCTCCACAGAAAGGATATACTAcaattttacatagttacatagtagatgcatccatcaagttcaacctatgctaaatatagatggcagatactttatcctatatccgtacttacagtatattgatcctgaaaaaggcaaacaaacaaaaaccccagtgtcataccatccaatgatatctcataaggggaaacataaattcctttctgactacaagaattggcaaatcagatttctccctacatcaacatccttcccatgtatacttattaggtatatcccggTATACctgtcctttctaaaaaagatgtccaaccttttttgaacaaatctattgtatctgccatcacagtctccatgggtaatgtatccccattttaactgcccttactgtaaagagccctttcctttgttgctggtgaaatctcctttcctccaaccttaaatgatggccccgagtcctttgtactgcccgagggatgaatagttcttttgaaagctccttgtactgtccctgaatatatgtgtatatacagtagtcatcatatcccctcttagatgcctcttttattatgtaaataaatctaatttagctagcctctcctcataagttagaatgtccatcccctttattaatttggtggctcttctctgcactctctatagttccataattttttttctaagtagtgcccaaaattgtacaccatattcaagatgtggtcttactaatgctttataaaggggcataattatgtttactttccttccatccattgcccatttaattcaagataagatcttgtttgccattgcagctactgcatgactttgggcagtattgctaagcctgctgtctacaagcactcctaaatctttctccatcaaggattcccctaatgtatcccctaATTTAATTtctaagtcgcctgtttattgtATTGGGTCATATATTATGTGAACTTGGGGTGATCCCCACTATCATGGAAAATGGGATATCTAAAAATGGCTAGTGTTAAAAATTGTACATTTTAATATACAAcagctatatagcaaaatacaattaaaaacacaaaacaaatcaCATTAAACATGCAATGGCACCCGGGGACTTCCCCATGTGCCCTAGGGGATGTGGTCATCGGGCAGACTTTCTACACATGCAGTGGTGGTGTCCTAAGTTGGCTCGACTTTGTGTAAAAGTGCACAGTTTGATTCAAAATtgtaacgatgtgctcaccacaaacaaggcggaaccccggtactgaggtgggaatgggtataaacgccacccacagccatgggGGCATGTCTGGAGTGTGGATGGTCAGGTagcaaggtcaggattggagagcgtagaatGGTTAGGTACTTGCCGAAGTTtgaggtaggagccggtagaattatcagtgtccgtttagccgtggtcaggggttggagagttgcggaaggtcagaggtaagctggGTCGGTAAGCCAGAAGAAGTGCAGAGTCCAAAGTAAAAggcgggtcggtacacaggaggtcaatctgaaacaaggagctaggagacaaggcaaggcaggacaaggaagcaggaagtgggagaatagtgctaactggaactatgctcagccaaagtgcaagtgacACAGCTGAGCATTTATGggagagcatgaccaatgagaaaggggggtggagcagaggcacGGACTCAACGGAGGCACAAATAGGAGGagagatgcaggagacaggcggGCATAATAAAGAGAGTTGACACGCAGCATGGGAGCAGGGCACACGTATCACGTGTGTGCGCAGCGCGATGTTGATGGGAGTCGCAAGTAGGGGGGCCGAGCCAGACTCTGCAATGTCAGAAAAGCTTCTGCAGGAGCGCGCGTGCTGTAAGGACAGCGGGGTTGCACgagacatcaggtaaggaggAAATGCGCAATGGgtgacgcgctccccgattccttacaaaaaTGTTCTAGATTTCACATGGAGACTAAGCCCTTGGTCATGCCTACTAAATATACCTTCTCAGGACTTGGACCAATATGTACATAAACTAATCTCGAACATAGTGACGGCGACTAGATGCGCCATAGCTCTACACTGGAAAGGACTGGACCTCCACTCTATGAGATATATTGAAAACAAAATATGGTGTATCCTCTAAATGGAGAGAATGACGAGTTTCATGAGAGACTCATGTGCCAAGTTCCAGAGGGTGTGGCAACAATGGCTTATATATCACAGCATACGGGGCTCATCTATCCAGCCCTTGGATGACTCCTGTGTATTGTTTTAAAATGT
The Ascaphus truei isolate aAscTru1 chromosome 13, aAscTru1.hap1, whole genome shotgun sequence DNA segment above includes these coding regions:
- the LOC142465285 gene encoding LOW QUALITY PROTEIN: uncharacterized protein LOC142465285 (The sequence of the model RefSeq protein was modified relative to this genomic sequence to represent the inferred CDS: deleted 1 base in 1 codon) — protein: MVTYTSVSPCVGRYYCEGSTIFITHCRGHHAVKHFHRNQSPFLVHLTNSLMMNMDKKQTTERILDHTLEIIYLLTGEDYIIVKKHGEHVTDSSSPRVPEIFCRTQGPIMENPTNSLIHERNNDKKLLSEKILEHTNIIIHLLTGEVPIKCDDVAVYFSMEEWEYLEGHKERYKDVMMENQQILSSLDKSMSRSTPAGGHTPLCSPDRVNEDNNSVVRSDQGANYLRQNNPSKRQRKAVRIMAEESGSHKEENPSVSLIDTLKEHEHASTPIKKWDKGNTNAQKIHKNLSVMKYKCNECGKNFNNKSDYTIHQRTHNTERLYKCSDCGKSFSLKPYLVRHQIIHTGEKPFVCSECGKCFLSNAHLVRHQKIHTGVRPFVCSECGKCFLINANLVRHQKIHTGVRPFVCSECGKCFLSNANLVRHQKIHTGERPFVCTECGKCFLWKSNLTAHLRYHTGEKPFACSECGKCFSLKSDLVRHQIIHTGEKPFACSECGKCFSLKSDLVRHQIIHTGEKPFLCSDCGKCFSQRSSLVTHQRFHTGEGLFVCSECGKSFSVKSHLVTHQKIHTGERPFLCSECGQSFSSSSKLNKHQVIHTSEPRPFVCSECGKYF